The following proteins come from a genomic window of Geomonas sp. RF6:
- a CDS encoding putative metallopeptidase produces the protein MIVLNLTGELESLIREISLTTPELCHIDPDRVLVCTSTGRTGGGGSYAKIHPLRFPGGERSMTTKRGRRNYLCTMPTIKHMGQEMLYVIYFMVPRFLTLSFREKLVTVFHELYHISPAFDGDIRRFPGKNYAHGSSTRRYNAYMETLVHAYLERLSDRSHLSFLDGNLEELRRRHAGIVARRLKAPRISVTLAR, from the coding sequence GTGATCGTACTGAACCTTACCGGGGAGCTCGAGTCGCTGATTCGGGAGATTTCGCTCACCACCCCGGAGCTTTGCCACATAGATCCCGACAGAGTACTGGTCTGCACCTCCACCGGCCGCACCGGTGGAGGGGGCAGCTATGCGAAGATCCACCCCTTGCGCTTTCCCGGGGGTGAGCGGAGCATGACGACCAAACGCGGCAGGCGGAACTATCTCTGCACCATGCCCACCATCAAGCACATGGGGCAGGAGATGCTGTACGTCATCTACTTCATGGTCCCGCGCTTTCTGACCCTTTCCTTCCGGGAGAAGCTCGTCACCGTCTTCCACGAGCTCTACCACATCTCTCCCGCCTTTGACGGCGACATCAGGCGCTTCCCCGGTAAGAACTATGCCCACGGCTCCTCCACGAGGCGCTACAACGCCTACATGGAGACGCTGGTGCACGCCTACCTGGAGCGCCTTTCCGACCGCTCGCATCTCTCCTTTCTGGACGGAAACCTCGAAGAGCTGCGCCGCCGTCACGCCGGCATCGTGGCAAGGCGCCTGAAGGCCCCCCGCATTTCCGTTACGCTGGCACGGTGA
- a CDS encoding cytochrome C — MKISKKDWIFIAIVAAVIITFVAISGEEKTKQVPMDSQHAPAYELMKKTGSKMEVDKTCPSCHYEPGGIPFPPKHPVKPKDGPMRCLFCHKLKLAGMTEK, encoded by the coding sequence GTGAAGATCAGCAAGAAAGACTGGATATTCATCGCCATTGTTGCAGCCGTAATAATCACCTTCGTCGCCATTTCCGGTGAGGAAAAGACGAAGCAGGTGCCGATGGACAGCCAGCACGCTCCCGCCTACGAGCTCATGAAAAAGACCGGCAGCAAGATGGAGGTCGACAAGACCTGTCCGTCCTGCCACTACGAGCCCGGCGGCATTCCCTTCCCGCCGAAGCATCCGGTCAAGCCGAAGGACGGCCCGATGCGCTGCCTTTTCTGTCACAAACTCAAGCTGGCAGGTATGACCGAGAAGTGA
- a CDS encoding acyl-CoA dehydratase activase, which produces MKIGIDLGSRKAKFALLSGKEVVRLANLDTITFYKRFGRMEGDELSLDLEGSGIFTGDELAAASVTVTGYGRNTVNLKGARVISEIRAHVAGAVLQTGLHDFTLLDMGGQDTKVAQVSGGKLMDFVMNDKCAASSGRYLENMAAVLEVPLEELSRHYEEPVALDATCGIFGESELIGQILRGYPMSRLCAGVNLTLVKRVLPMLKRYPSKALVVTGGVALNTAMIHLLAEHHGILPVVPRYPQHNGAIGCASMG; this is translated from the coding sequence ATGAAGATAGGGATCGACCTCGGAAGCCGGAAGGCGAAGTTTGCGCTTCTCAGCGGGAAAGAGGTGGTGAGGCTTGCCAACCTCGATACCATCACCTTTTACAAGCGCTTCGGCCGTATGGAAGGGGACGAGCTCTCCCTTGACCTGGAAGGGAGCGGGATTTTCACGGGGGATGAGCTTGCCGCGGCATCGGTGACGGTAACGGGATACGGCCGGAACACGGTGAACCTGAAGGGGGCGCGGGTGATCTCGGAGATCCGGGCGCATGTGGCGGGCGCGGTGCTGCAGACCGGGCTGCACGACTTCACCCTCCTCGACATGGGGGGACAGGACACGAAGGTCGCCCAGGTGTCGGGGGGGAAGCTCATGGATTTCGTCATGAACGACAAGTGCGCGGCCTCGAGCGGGAGATACCTGGAGAACATGGCGGCAGTTCTCGAGGTGCCGCTGGAGGAGCTCTCCCGGCACTACGAGGAGCCGGTGGCGCTCGATGCGACCTGCGGGATCTTCGGGGAATCGGAGCTTATCGGCCAGATCCTGCGCGGGTACCCGATGTCGCGGCTCTGCGCCGGGGTCAACCTCACCCTGGTGAAGAGGGTGCTCCCCATGCTGAAGCGCTACCCGTCGAAGGCGCTGGTTGTTACAGGAGGGGTTGCGCTGAATACGGCAATGATCCATCTCCTGGCCGAGCACCACGGCATCCTGCCGGTCGTGCCGCGCTACCCGCAGCACAACGGCGCCATCGGATGTGCGTCGATGGGGTAG